TGCGGAGGAACTCTCTCCTGGCGATGCTACAGATCTATTCAAGTCTTCAAGCAATTGTTATAAGGGAAAGTCCCATAATCTAAAAGTTGAAAGTTCTAAGTATAAGTTGAGTCAGATTGCTTCTCCCAGGAGTGCTCCGACAAGTGGTCTCTCAAGCCCTGCTGTTAGCCCACAAAGATCAAACACTGGGGACTTCTTACCATCTTTTGTAGCTTCACAAGCATGTCATAAGTGGTCAGCTTCAGAGGTTCCGGACTTCGATAGGCGTGCTGGTCATAGTTCACAAGGGTCATCACTGAAAGCCATGCATAGCCCAGATCATTCTCCATTTCATAGCCCATCATTGCAAAGTCCCTATCTTCCCAAAAGTCACAATAAGTTTTCATTTCCATCGCATAATAAATTGCTTCAAGGGAATTCTAAAGAGTGGCCTGACAGTAATAGTCATTTCAGTGCTCACCCGTTGCCCTTGCCTCCTGGAGCTGCACCACCAGAGTCATTTATGCCATCTCCACCGGCTATTCTCCATCATACAATAGAGAATACAAATGTATCAGTGAGAAAAACTCAGTGGCAGAAAGGAAAACTTATTGGCCGTGGTACTTATGGAAGTGTTTTTGTTGGAACTAACCGGTATGCATGTATGCTGAAGctttaatatttttgttttcttgAATTTTTTCAGTGGAGAATTaccaattttttcattttattttgacAGAGAGACTGGAGCTTTATGTGCAATGAAGGAAGTTGATATCATCCCTGATGACCCCAAATCTGCTGAATGCATAAAGCAGCTAGAGCAGGTATGTCCAAAAGTCCTTATAAGCAATGCTATTGTAGTGTGATAACTAGTAGGTGAAGTGTCAAGAGTACCACATTTAAAGAATGTACCAATCCCAATGGAGGACATGTTTAACATTTTGTAATGATTGGTCTAGACGTTTCTTAGAAGTTCCTCTTCATGTTCTAAGCCCTTTTACTTGTTATATTAAGAAAATGCAGCAGCCATATGATTCACAGTAAATATAGATTTAATTGGGAGcattttaaatttcttatttgTAATCTTTTTGTGCAGGAAATTAGGTTTCTTCAACATCTAAAGCATCCAAATATTGTGCAGTATTATGGCAGTGAGATAGTAAGTATTCCTTCTGTTCTTCTAGTATTCTGTTGAATCCAAATGTTTATAAATTATTGCAATTTTAATGTATCTGGGGAGAACTTTTTGTTCAGGCTGATGATCATTTTTACATATATTTGGAGTACGTGTATCCTGGATCAATCAGTAAATATGTCCGTGAACATTGTGGAGTCATGACAGAATCTATAGTCCGCAATTTCACCCGCCATATTCTCTCTGGATTGGATTATTTGCACAGCACAAAGACAATTCACAGGTAAGTGATGTGTGATAAAGAGGAAAAACCAACTTCTCCATTATCAAGCACTTGTCATGTTATGCCAAATACCATCTTCATTTAGCAAACAGTATCTTGTAAAAATGATACCATTATCATCAGTGGGCATGTTGCAAAAGAGTAGAGTACTTTTTGCAATATACATCATCCCAGTTGGTTGGCTTTAAGCACTTTGTGGAATCGTGATGCTTTTATTTGTCATAAAGTTTAACGTTTCCAACCGTGGAGTTTTAGTGATTCAGAGAATTGTGCTCCGCAGGGACATTAAAGGAGCAAATTTGCTCGTTGATTCATCAGGTGTTGTTAAATTGGCAGATTTTGGCATGGCAAAACATGTATGTTTTAATATCTTTGAACATCTTTTGTTCTTATGACAAAAATAAATTCAGTACTCATTATTCTCCCTGTGTgtgcattttaatattattttaacttttgcTCCTTTTCAGCTAACTGGACTATCATATGAATTGTCTTTGAAAGGCAGTCCACACTGGATGGCTCCAGAGGTACTTCTTGTTGAAAATATTTGTGAATCTCTTGATAACCTTTAGTTACAATTTCTTGTGAACTGGTTGCTTTTTTGCAGGTCATAAAAGCTGTGATGCAGAAAGATACCAATTCTGATCTTGCTTTGGCGGTTGATATATGGAGCTTGGGTTGTACCGTCATTGAGATGTTTACTGGTAAACCACCCTGGGGCAATCTTCAAGGGGTGAGCTCGTAACTAGACTATGCTTCTTTTTTTATACAAAAGAAAGTTGTGAAATGCCTACTGTTTAGCCCTCCATGTTGATTTGACCTTACTAATTTGGACTACAAAGAAGTGATAATTGTATTAGAAAGTTTATCTTCAAACTGTTGTCTCTTCAAGGGCTGAATTCGCATTGTGACTTAAATTCCTGTACAGAATTCCTGATGGTGTCTGTAACCATTTCCACAGCACGCACATTTGTGTTTGATGTTAAAAGCATCTCCTTGAAGGTGATGGGAGAGATTACAGAGAATATGTTGGCATAATATCATCCAAATCTAAAGGCTCCCCTACCTGAACAAACTTTGTGCTCAAACTAGTTATATATATAGACACACTAACTTCAGCAATTAAGTAAGCTGTTTTCTTTAAACAAATTCCTTCTCAAGGAATACAAATTCTGATCAGAgagaagggggggggggggggaggatATGAGTCACATCACTAAGCTCTTCAGATAACCAGAAGTAACTGCACCCAGACCTGGTTTTCACATCCTTCTTGTTATTTTTGTCAACACTTGTGATTGCAAACATTTATCCATTTTGTGCTTGACAATAGCATCTTTCTTTACTTAGTGTTATCGACTCTCTTACAGATGAACCTCAAAATACATCAGTATCATTTTGCATAACACTGTAGGCGTGttaattgattcttgatttatttttatgttattaaaGCATTGAAAATGGAAATGGGGGATTatgcatttttcttttcttcaactGAGTTTTCTAATCATCTTTGCCTCCCTATGTTTGTTTGTTTGGTAATTCTGTTACAATGGTGCACACTCGTGGGTTTTCTCCTTCGTCTCTTAATTGTCTAATTCTCTTCTACATATCAGCCTCAAGCAATGTTCAAGGTTTTGCACAAAGCTCCACCTATACCAGAAGCTTTGTCTTCAGAAGCTAAAGATTTTATCTGCTGTTGCTTTCGAAGAAATCCTGCCGAGCGACCGTCTGCTAGTAAGCTACTTGAGCATCCTTTTGTGCGAAATTCCAGTGAACTCAATGTGTTTGCTTGCAGACAGGCACTATCAGCAATAAACCTCATGGCAAGTATTGAGTGATAACCTCATAGCATAATCAGCCTGCAGATGGGCATTCTTTCTGCAGTTGATGAGCTCCAAAGTGGTCCATTTTACTTTGAGAAATGTATATGGTTAGTATACTAATTACTCATGTgctgtttctataggataaaTCACAAAGGTCCAGAGATTGTGCTGCACAAAAGGTTGA
The sequence above is a segment of the Manihot esculenta cultivar AM560-2 chromosome 5, M.esculenta_v8, whole genome shotgun sequence genome. Coding sequences within it:
- the LOC110615723 gene encoding mitogen-activated protein kinase kinase kinase 5; this encodes MHFFHKTVPSSSSSPSSSVSSKQSSGNAGNLSNNRSQSSFTQRRLTRQRKLRHVSDRELGLQLIDPSNSSPCSPDSARKPRSLGYSDRWFSSAVPQPLPLPEWHLTKRPEPLGSNFGQGLLGSPEEGPSSTLRRKSADHVIAKFATLSSDCHQRFSQDANDDGANYNLKLNIAARSAPTSGSSSPMASPRRSNAEELSPGDATDLFKSSSNCYKGKSHNLKVESSKYKLSQIASPRSAPTSGLSSPAVSPQRSNTGDFLPSFVASQACHKWSASEVPDFDRRAGHSSQGSSLKAMHSPDHSPFHSPSLQSPYLPKSHNKFSFPSHNKLLQGNSKEWPDSNSHFSAHPLPLPPGAAPPESFMPSPPAILHHTIENTNVSVRKTQWQKGKLIGRGTYGSVFVGTNRETGALCAMKEVDIIPDDPKSAECIKQLEQEIRFLQHLKHPNIVQYYGSEIADDHFYIYLEYVYPGSISKYVREHCGVMTESIVRNFTRHILSGLDYLHSTKTIHRDIKGANLLVDSSGVVKLADFGMAKHLTGLSYELSLKGSPHWMAPEVIKAVMQKDTNSDLALAVDIWSLGCTVIEMFTGKPPWGNLQGPQAMFKVLHKAPPIPEALSSEAKDFICCCFRRNPAERPSASKLLEHPFVRNSSELNVFACRQALSAINLMDKSQRSRDCAAQKVESMPTSPDTQIMNDKIPSSSESGQQGHVNTAVSHHSPCSPLEVLPRVSNTPPAYDSHNFSPSSRISSNMPLGAVNNHPLALLRSHGREVSHI